A genomic region of Caulobacter sp. NIBR2454 contains the following coding sequences:
- a CDS encoding replicative DNA helicase, producing MAIAPALDLRPTNDVVVATAPSNIEAEQALLGSLLYDNAAYERLSDQLNASHFYEPFHARLFQSLETHIRKGQLADPILLADVFKNDPAFQELGGVRYLADLVDRAPPAANASDYARVIYDLALRRDLIRIGGDIAHAATADADLAAREQIEKAEQQLYGLAESGGPSTGFVSFSDALRGAVEMTAEAYSRDGGLAGVSSGLIDLDSKVGGLHPSDLIILAGRPSMGKTALATNIAFNVAKAYAWEPQPDGTKKTVNGGVVAFYSLEMSSEQLALRMLADASGVSGDRLRKGEIDASEFGRVRDAAMEIQEAPLYIDATGGLSIAKLTARARRLKRQVGLDLIIVDYLQLVTGSDLGANANRVQEVSQITMGLKALAKELSVPVIALSQLSRQVEQREDKRPQLSDLRESGSIEQDADMVWFVYRESYYVGRAEPREGTPEHLQWQEDLDKLQGLAEVIIAKQRHGPIGTVKLSFNSDTTRFGNLARDHYFHQSRGSDE from the coding sequence ATGGCCATCGCACCCGCTCTCGACCTGCGCCCGACGAATGATGTCGTCGTGGCCACGGCCCCTTCTAATATCGAGGCCGAGCAAGCCCTGCTGGGATCGTTGCTGTACGACAACGCGGCCTATGAGCGGCTGAGCGACCAGCTCAACGCCTCTCACTTCTACGAGCCCTTCCACGCGCGCCTGTTCCAGTCGCTGGAGACCCATATTCGCAAGGGTCAGTTGGCCGATCCGATCCTGCTGGCCGATGTGTTCAAGAACGACCCGGCGTTCCAGGAACTGGGTGGCGTGCGCTACCTCGCCGATCTGGTGGACCGTGCGCCGCCGGCCGCCAACGCGTCGGACTACGCCCGTGTCATCTACGATCTGGCCCTGCGCCGCGACCTGATCCGCATTGGCGGCGACATCGCCCATGCGGCCACGGCGGACGCCGACCTTGCCGCCCGCGAGCAGATCGAAAAGGCTGAACAGCAGCTCTATGGCCTGGCCGAAAGCGGCGGTCCGTCCACGGGCTTTGTGTCCTTCTCCGACGCCCTGCGCGGCGCAGTGGAGATGACGGCAGAAGCCTACAGCCGCGACGGCGGGCTGGCCGGCGTGTCGTCCGGCTTGATCGACCTGGATTCCAAGGTCGGCGGTCTGCACCCGTCGGACTTGATCATCCTCGCCGGCCGTCCCTCAATGGGTAAGACGGCGCTGGCCACCAACATCGCCTTCAACGTCGCCAAGGCCTATGCCTGGGAGCCGCAACCGGACGGCACCAAGAAGACCGTCAATGGCGGCGTCGTCGCCTTCTACTCCCTCGAAATGTCGTCCGAGCAGTTGGCTCTGCGTATGCTGGCCGACGCGTCGGGCGTGTCCGGCGACCGCCTGCGTAAGGGTGAAATCGACGCGTCGGAGTTCGGCCGCGTCCGCGATGCGGCCATGGAGATTCAGGAAGCGCCGCTCTACATCGACGCCACCGGCGGCCTGTCCATCGCCAAGCTGACGGCGCGCGCACGCCGTCTCAAACGTCAGGTCGGTCTTGATCTGATCATCGTCGACTACCTGCAATTGGTCACCGGCTCCGACCTGGGCGCCAATGCCAATCGCGTTCAGGAAGTCAGCCAGATCACCATGGGACTCAAGGCCTTGGCTAAGGAACTTAGTGTTCCTGTCATCGCCCTCTCGCAGCTATCGCGTCAGGTCGAGCAGCGCGAGGACAAGCGACCGCAGCTATCCGACCTTCGTGAATCGGGCTCGATCGAGCAGGACGCCGACATGGTGTGGTTCGTCTATCGGGAGTCCTACTATGTCGGCCGGGCCGAGCCCCGCGAAGGCACGCCCGAGCACCTGCAGTGGCAGGAGGATCTGGACAAGCTCCAGGGCCTGGCCGAGGTGATCATCGCCAAGCAGCGTCACGGTCCGATCGGCACGGTGAAGCTGTCCTTCAACTCCGACACCACCCGCTTCGGCAACTTGGCGCGCGACCACTACTTCCACCAGTCGCGCGGCAGCGACGAGTAG
- a CDS encoding GNAT family N-acetyltransferase, with amino-acid sequence MDASIREQLKAFLTPEQVTASFEVMGLDTQLIADGTYYVIERAGQVAGCGGWSRRATLFGGDHSAGRDAALLDPAVDAARVRAMYTHPDFARRGVGRYILALLEEVAGQEGFTRFQLAATMAGEPLYRACGYEQVERFESVTSTGVGVPLVRMEKVIGT; translated from the coding sequence ATGGATGCCTCGATCAGGGAACAGTTGAAGGCGTTCCTGACGCCCGAGCAGGTGACGGCCTCGTTCGAGGTGATGGGCCTCGACACCCAATTGATCGCCGACGGCACCTATTATGTCATTGAGCGTGCGGGGCAGGTGGCCGGGTGCGGCGGCTGGAGCCGGCGGGCCACCCTGTTCGGCGGCGACCACAGCGCGGGCCGGGATGCGGCTCTGCTGGACCCGGCCGTTGACGCTGCACGTGTCCGCGCCATGTACACCCACCCCGACTTCGCGCGCCGCGGCGTAGGGCGCTACATCCTGGCGCTGCTTGAAGAAGTGGCGGGGCAGGAGGGTTTCACCCGCTTCCAGCTAGCCGCCACCATGGCTGGCGAGCCGCTGTATCGCGCCTGCGGCTACGAGCAGGTGGAGCGTTTCGAGTCCGTCACCTCGACCGGCGTCGGCGTTCCGCTGGTGCGGATGGAGAAAGTCATCGGAACATAG
- a CDS encoding TonB-dependent receptor plug domain-containing protein: MLRVGLLAGISTAAVLMGSAAMAQTDIIEEVVVTGSRGKPRTVQDSPVPIDSFSAEDIKATGFTDTNDVLKTLVPSYTLARQPISDGATFIRPASLRGLSTDKTLMLINSKRRHRAALVTIGGDGSQAADAATIPSTALKSVEVLRDGAGAQYGSDAIAGVINFILKDDAEGGSLIAQAGQFYEKDGEGILVSGNIGMPLTENGFANLSFEYTTDQPTSRGRQYCNVGIPNVANGFCVDTYAATNPVFAANVKRPVVQKWGQPESEAFRAFLNTGLELGNGSKLYAFANYSKSHAKEDFNYRFPAMGQAQLDNPIRLQDGSIFRFATYWPGGFTPQFFGDVTDYSLTGGWKGDITDKLSYDLSGRFGYNKIAYKLTDTMNPSMGPASPEEFHPGDLISEEAAVNADFVYELGGFTPEPVTVAFGGEYRKETYKIITGDVPSYEAGRWSTADPYDFCTNEATVSQRTLRPTAPQTAGINCASASDPVYTSLAVGSNGFPGYSPDYSGKLSRDSYGVYVDASTDLTEQLFVQASVRAEDFSDFGSTLDGKLAAMFKITPTFGLRGSVGSGFRAPTPGQLFTTNVSTRVENGLTIASGLFPASNAVSQFLGAEELGPEKSTNFSLGFTATLFDGLSLTVDAYYIKIKDMFYAVTPITVTPAIRTQLIAAGVPGADTIGQVQFFQNAFDSSTRGIDVVATYRFNWENGQSTNLMGSFNYNKPKVDKVAAFFDREYVHDYENGTVRWRGAVTATHDIGKFTLMGRANVWGPYKNQFSVALPIVQEWDPVVQFDTEISYDVTENYRLTLGGRNIFDKYPDPDATGESGTNGRIYRSDTLVDWQGGFYYAKFTATF; encoded by the coding sequence ATGCTTCGTGTCGGCCTGCTGGCCGGCATTTCGACGGCTGCTGTCCTGATGGGATCGGCCGCAATGGCTCAAACCGACATCATCGAAGAAGTCGTCGTCACCGGTTCGCGCGGGAAGCCGCGGACCGTCCAGGACTCGCCCGTCCCAATCGACTCCTTCAGCGCCGAAGACATCAAGGCCACCGGCTTTACCGACACCAACGATGTCCTGAAAACCCTAGTGCCGTCCTACACCTTGGCGCGTCAGCCAATCTCCGACGGCGCGACCTTCATTCGCCCAGCGTCGCTGCGTGGTCTGTCCACCGACAAGACCCTGATGCTGATCAACTCCAAACGCCGCCATCGCGCCGCGCTGGTGACCATCGGCGGCGACGGCTCCCAAGCCGCCGACGCCGCGACCATTCCGTCCACCGCCCTGAAATCCGTGGAAGTGCTGCGCGACGGCGCTGGCGCCCAGTACGGTTCTGACGCCATCGCCGGCGTCATCAACTTCATCCTGAAGGACGACGCCGAAGGGGGCTCGCTGATCGCCCAGGCCGGCCAGTTTTATGAAAAGGACGGCGAAGGCATCCTGGTCTCGGGCAACATCGGCATGCCGTTGACCGAAAACGGCTTCGCCAATCTGTCCTTCGAATACACCACCGACCAGCCCACCTCGCGCGGTCGCCAGTACTGCAATGTCGGCATTCCAAACGTGGCCAATGGCTTCTGCGTGGACACCTACGCGGCCACCAACCCGGTCTTCGCCGCCAACGTCAAACGCCCGGTCGTCCAGAAGTGGGGCCAGCCTGAAAGCGAGGCCTTCCGCGCCTTCCTCAACACCGGGCTGGAACTCGGCAACGGCTCCAAGCTCTACGCCTTCGCCAACTATTCCAAGAGCCATGCCAAGGAAGACTTCAACTACCGCTTCCCGGCCATGGGCCAGGCCCAGCTCGACAACCCGATCCGTCTGCAGGACGGCTCAATCTTCCGCTTCGCCACTTACTGGCCGGGCGGCTTCACCCCGCAGTTCTTCGGCGATGTGACCGACTACAGCCTCACCGGCGGCTGGAAGGGCGATATCACCGACAAATTGTCCTACGATCTCAGCGGACGCTTCGGGTACAACAAGATCGCCTACAAGCTCACCGACACCATGAACCCGTCGATGGGTCCGGCATCGCCCGAAGAGTTCCATCCCGGCGACCTGATCTCCGAGGAAGCCGCGGTCAACGCCGACTTCGTCTATGAGCTTGGCGGCTTCACGCCGGAGCCGGTGACGGTCGCCTTCGGCGGCGAATACCGCAAGGAAACCTACAAGATCATCACCGGCGACGTGCCGTCCTATGAGGCCGGACGCTGGTCGACGGCCGACCCGTATGACTTCTGCACGAACGAGGCGACGGTCAGCCAGCGTACGTTGCGCCCCACCGCACCGCAGACCGCCGGCATCAACTGCGCCTCGGCTTCGGACCCGGTCTATACGTCCCTGGCTGTCGGCTCGAATGGCTTCCCCGGCTACTCGCCTGACTATTCGGGCAAGCTGTCGCGTGACTCTTATGGCGTCTATGTGGACGCCTCGACCGACCTGACCGAGCAACTGTTCGTGCAGGCTTCGGTCCGCGCGGAGGACTTCTCGGACTTCGGCTCGACCCTCGACGGCAAGCTGGCGGCGATGTTCAAGATCACGCCGACCTTCGGTCTTCGCGGTTCGGTGGGCTCGGGCTTCCGGGCGCCGACGCCGGGTCAGCTGTTCACGACCAACGTGTCCACGCGCGTCGAGAACGGCCTGACCATCGCATCGGGTCTCTTCCCGGCCAGCAATGCGGTCTCGCAGTTCCTGGGCGCCGAGGAGCTTGGCCCTGAAAAGTCGACCAACTTCTCGCTGGGCTTCACCGCCACCCTGTTCGACGGTCTGAGCCTGACGGTCGACGCCTACTACATCAAGATCAAGGACATGTTCTACGCGGTGACTCCGATCACCGTGACCCCAGCGATCCGCACCCAACTGATCGCGGCTGGCGTACCCGGCGCCGACACCATCGGCCAGGTGCAGTTCTTCCAGAACGCATTCGACAGCTCCACGCGGGGCATCGATGTGGTGGCGACCTATCGGTTCAACTGGGAGAACGGCCAGTCCACGAACCTGATGGGCAGCTTCAACTACAACAAGCCCAAGGTGGACAAGGTCGCGGCCTTCTTCGACCGGGAATATGTCCACGACTACGAGAACGGCACCGTGCGTTGGCGCGGGGCAGTCACGGCCACCCACGACATCGGCAAGTTCACCCTGATGGGCCGCGCCAACGTCTGGGGTCCCTACAAGAACCAGTTCAGCGTCGCCCTGCCGATCGTCCAGGAGTGGGACCCGGTCGTGCAGTTCGACACCGAGATCAGCTACGACGTCACCGAAAACTACCGGCTGACGCTGGGCGGTCGGAACATCTTCGACAAGTATCCGGACCCCGACGCGACGGGCGAATCCGGCACCAACGGCCGCATCTATCGCTCCGACACCCTGGTCGATTGGCAGGGCGGCTTCTACTACGCCAAGTTCACCGCGACCTTCTAA
- the rplI gene encoding 50S ribosomal protein L9 → MKVILLERVEGWGGLGDTVTVKDGYARNFLLPRHKALRATSANQKIFDAQRAEIEKRNVANRETASKAGEALDGTSYVMIRSAGETGQLYGSVAGRDVADVVNANGGKIERSMVVLDKPIKTLGVHEVKVKLHAEVTITVKLNIARSQDEADRQERGENVIASQFEEERAADAEAAQDLLEGGAGQQEGEYA, encoded by the coding sequence ATGAAAGTCATTCTGCTCGAACGCGTTGAAGGCTGGGGTGGCCTCGGCGACACGGTCACCGTGAAGGACGGCTACGCCCGTAACTTCCTGCTGCCGCGTCACAAGGCTCTGCGCGCCACGTCCGCCAACCAGAAGATCTTCGACGCCCAGCGCGCTGAGATCGAAAAGCGCAACGTCGCCAACCGTGAAACCGCCTCCAAGGCTGGTGAAGCGCTGGACGGCACGTCGTACGTGATGATCCGCTCGGCCGGTGAAACCGGTCAGCTGTACGGCTCGGTCGCTGGCCGTGACGTCGCTGACGTGGTCAACGCCAACGGCGGCAAGATCGAACGCTCGATGGTCGTGCTGGACAAGCCGATCAAGACGCTCGGCGTTCACGAAGTGAAGGTGAAGCTCCATGCGGAAGTCACCATCACCGTGAAGCTGAACATCGCGCGCAGCCAGGACGAAGCCGATCGCCAAGAGCGCGGCGAGAACGTCATCGCCTCGCAATTCGAAGAGGAACGCGCGGCCGACGCTGAAGCCGCTCAAGACCTGCTCGAAGGCGGCGCCGGCCAACAGGAAGGCGAATACGCCTAA
- the rpsR gene encoding 30S ribosomal protein S18, with the protein MTDTTAPETAAAGSAAGGARRPFFRRRKVCPFSGANAPKIDYKDVKLLQRYVSERGKIVPSRITAVSAKKQRELAKAIKRARFLALLPYVVK; encoded by the coding sequence ATGACCGATACGACTGCTCCCGAAACGGCCGCCGCCGGTTCCGCCGCTGGCGGCGCCCGTCGCCCGTTCTTCCGCCGCCGCAAGGTGTGCCCGTTCTCCGGCGCCAACGCTCCGAAGATTGACTACAAGGACGTCAAGCTCCTGCAGCGCTACGTCTCTGAGCGCGGCAAGATCGTGCCGTCGCGCATCACCGCGGTGTCGGCCAAGAAGCAACGCGAACTGGCCAAGGCCATCAAGCGCGCCCGCTTCCTGGCTCTGCTCCCCTACGTCGTGAAGTAA
- the rpsF gene encoding 30S ribosomal protein S6, whose translation MALYEHVVIARQDISPQQAEALNDQLKALIEEQGGSIAKIEYWGLRNLTYRIKKNRKGHYSLLAIDAPAAAVKEMERQLSLNEDVLRTLTVRVEELDLELSPVLARRDRDRERRDDYTPAA comes from the coding sequence ATGGCTCTATACGAACACGTGGTCATTGCGCGGCAGGATATCTCCCCGCAACAGGCCGAAGCCCTGAACGATCAGCTCAAGGCTCTCATCGAAGAACAAGGCGGCTCGATCGCCAAGATCGAGTACTGGGGTCTTCGCAACCTCACCTACCGCATCAAGAAGAACCGCAAGGGTCACTATTCCCTGCTCGCCATCGACGCTCCGGCGGCGGCGGTGAAGGAAATGGAACGCCAGCTGTCGCTCAACGAAGACGTGCTGCGCACCCTGACCGTCCGCGTCGAGGAACTCGACCTGGAACTGTCCCCGGTTCTGGCCCGCCGTGACCGCGACCGTGAACGTCGCGACGACTACACGCCGGCAGCGTAA
- a CDS encoding peroxiredoxin, with translation MKKTIVGALTAFVAAISLNGAAHAALPVGAKAPDFTAEGALAGKPFKFHLAEALKKGPVVLYFFPSAFTKGCTIEAHEFAEAADDFAKAGATLIGVTAGNTDRLAAFSKEACRDKFPVAAVNKETIKAYDAVLALKPDLSDRTSYVIGKNGKIAFVHSDLSPVDHIKLTLKAAQDLKAKK, from the coding sequence ATGAAAAAGACCATTGTCGGCGCCCTGACCGCCTTCGTCGCTGCCATCAGCCTGAACGGCGCGGCCCATGCCGCCCTCCCCGTCGGCGCCAAGGCCCCCGACTTCACCGCTGAAGGCGCCCTGGCGGGCAAGCCATTCAAGTTCCACCTGGCTGAAGCTCTGAAGAAGGGGCCGGTGGTGCTGTATTTCTTCCCGTCGGCCTTCACCAAGGGCTGCACCATTGAGGCGCACGAGTTCGCCGAGGCCGCGGACGATTTCGCAAAGGCTGGCGCGACCCTGATCGGCGTCACCGCCGGCAATACCGACCGTCTGGCGGCGTTCTCCAAGGAAGCCTGCCGAGACAAGTTCCCGGTTGCGGCCGTGAACAAGGAAACCATCAAGGCCTATGACGCCGTCCTGGCCTTGAAGCCCGACCTTTCGGACCGCACGTCCTATGTCATCGGCAAGAACGGCAAGATCGCCTTCGTTCACAGCGACCTGAGCCCGGTCGATCACATCAAGCTGACCCTGAAGGCCGCTCAGGACCTGAAGGCCAAGAAGTAG